In the genome of Blastopirellula marina, one region contains:
- a CDS encoding PD-(D/E)XK nuclease family protein — translation MPISRKFLSWDEPILPSAADWLIRTMGVTTSDPPLVDLSRCLVVVPGGLASRRLQELLVQRVEKDGRSLIPPQVITVGLLPEHLYDARFPFASELTQQFAWGETLRSVSPAELAPLIPQPPETTDFASWRDFGDAVRKVYRELISNAFDFTEVAEKAQSLEGFTEQARWDVLARLQSAYLERLDALKIWDKQSARLYAVKHNECHCDEHIVLLGTVDLNRVTRQMLDQVAAKQGEITALVGAPEAWSNHFDEHGCLIADAWEEEAIDLDWQSIAIVDGPTQQADQAVGTIAQVAEQYSAKDIIIGLPEESLLGEIRRIFQQHGLKCRYGPGEPVTASLPFRLLECVIELSQTRRYQALASAVRHPDLFGYLKFFNPGIEQLDAWFNDRLPDEVSSKLIDEKLGEAVTALSELTTPFATDKLTLPEWAERIRELLQAIYGERMIDLDSSDNQRIARPLSSINDALAAWSEIPESLSLPCVSTDMMRVLRNQLASLMVPAEHDPESIEALGWLELPLMDAPVCIVTSFSDGLIPSSNSADLFLPNTLRKLLGLEDDSLRYARDAYQVQVIQHTRKVTAWIVPKRNADGDPLAPSRLLFTGDTTDLPQRVQKFFGSAQTPLNSAKQPSSETRDHRQRIVIPAPGEYEMPSWDRFSATRINQYLKCPYRFYLKYVARLKGDDDWATELDGGAFGNLAHDTLQAFGTGDVKDSTDEKVIFDFLSDTLSDVALKRYGKDPQATIKLQIEQLRLRLRAFARGQSLHRQEGWLIKRTEVEIESPYPTIKVDKKEIELEGRIDRIDHNPETGEWAVWDYKTGDSVSDPEKDHQSGPRNEKVWTGVQLPFYRHLVKAVGVKGPVSLGYITLPKLGEEFRFRVAKWTEDDLDQADATIVDAIRNIRAGNFFPPAEMQYIDEFSRICQDTVLGKWEVTQ, via the coding sequence ATGCCAATATCGCGTAAATTTCTATCCTGGGACGAGCCCATTTTACCGTCGGCGGCCGATTGGCTGATCCGCACCATGGGGGTAACGACCAGCGACCCACCCCTGGTTGACCTTTCCCGCTGCTTGGTGGTCGTACCTGGCGGTTTGGCGAGTCGACGTCTGCAGGAACTGCTCGTTCAGCGCGTCGAAAAGGATGGTCGCTCGCTCATCCCCCCTCAGGTGATTACGGTTGGTTTGTTGCCTGAGCATCTATACGACGCGCGATTTCCTTTCGCATCGGAATTGACGCAGCAGTTTGCCTGGGGTGAGACGCTTCGTAGTGTTTCCCCTGCCGAACTTGCGCCACTTATTCCTCAGCCGCCAGAAACGACCGATTTCGCCAGTTGGCGAGACTTCGGCGATGCCGTCCGGAAGGTTTATCGCGAGTTGATTTCCAACGCGTTCGACTTCACCGAGGTGGCAGAAAAAGCGCAGTCACTGGAAGGATTCACCGAACAAGCCCGCTGGGACGTTCTTGCCCGTCTCCAATCTGCCTATCTCGAGCGTCTTGATGCTCTAAAAATCTGGGACAAACAATCGGCCCGCCTATATGCCGTGAAACATAACGAGTGTCATTGTGATGAACACATCGTCCTATTGGGGACGGTCGACTTGAACCGTGTTACGCGTCAGATGCTCGATCAAGTCGCTGCCAAACAAGGGGAAATCACGGCCTTGGTCGGGGCTCCGGAAGCCTGGAGTAATCATTTCGATGAACATGGTTGTCTGATCGCCGACGCTTGGGAAGAAGAGGCGATCGACCTCGATTGGCAATCGATTGCCATTGTCGATGGACCGACACAGCAAGCCGATCAAGCTGTAGGCACCATCGCTCAGGTTGCCGAGCAGTATTCCGCCAAGGACATTATTATTGGTCTGCCAGAAGAGTCGCTCCTGGGTGAAATTCGCCGGATTTTCCAACAGCATGGACTCAAATGTCGCTACGGTCCTGGTGAGCCTGTTACGGCCTCGCTGCCGTTTCGCTTGTTGGAATGTGTGATCGAGCTTTCTCAAACGCGCCGATACCAAGCCCTGGCGTCCGCGGTGCGGCACCCAGACTTGTTCGGTTATCTGAAGTTCTTTAATCCAGGCATCGAACAGTTAGATGCCTGGTTTAACGATCGCTTGCCAGACGAAGTGAGTAGCAAGCTGATCGACGAGAAACTAGGTGAAGCGGTCACGGCGCTGTCCGAATTGACCACGCCATTCGCCACCGACAAGCTGACTTTGCCCGAGTGGGCCGAGCGCATTCGTGAATTGCTCCAGGCCATCTATGGCGAGCGGATGATTGACCTAGATTCAAGTGATAACCAACGCATCGCTCGTCCCCTTTCCTCCATCAATGACGCTTTGGCTGCCTGGAGCGAGATTCCCGAATCGCTTTCATTGCCATGCGTTTCGACGGACATGATGAGAGTCCTAAGGAACCAACTTGCCTCGCTCATGGTGCCGGCCGAACATGATCCCGAGTCGATCGAGGCACTCGGTTGGCTCGAACTGCCGTTAATGGACGCCCCTGTTTGCATTGTAACCAGCTTTAGCGACGGGTTGATTCCGAGTTCCAATTCGGCCGATTTGTTTTTGCCAAATACGTTACGAAAACTATTGGGCCTGGAAGACGATTCACTTCGCTATGCTCGCGATGCGTATCAAGTTCAGGTGATTCAGCACACGCGTAAAGTAACTGCTTGGATCGTGCCCAAACGAAACGCGGATGGCGACCCGCTGGCACCTAGTCGATTGCTCTTTACGGGGGATACAACGGACCTACCGCAACGCGTGCAAAAGTTCTTTGGTTCGGCTCAGACGCCACTGAATAGTGCGAAGCAACCCAGTTCAGAAACGCGTGATCATCGCCAACGCATTGTCATTCCTGCTCCGGGTGAATATGAGATGCCGTCGTGGGATCGCTTTTCCGCCACTCGCATCAATCAGTATTTGAAGTGCCCTTATCGCTTCTATCTGAAATACGTCGCACGGCTCAAAGGAGATGATGACTGGGCGACAGAACTTGACGGGGGCGCGTTTGGAAACCTGGCTCACGATACGCTGCAAGCCTTCGGTACCGGAGACGTGAAAGATTCGACGGATGAAAAGGTGATCTTTGACTTTCTGTCTGATACGCTCAGCGATGTTGCCCTCAAACGATACGGCAAGGATCCACAGGCAACTATTAAATTACAAATCGAACAGCTAAGGCTACGTTTACGTGCTTTCGCACGCGGTCAGTCGCTGCACCGGCAAGAGGGCTGGCTGATCAAACGAACCGAGGTTGAAATCGAAAGTCCTTATCCTACGATCAAAGTTGATAAGAAGGAGATCGAACTCGAAGGACGAATTGACCGGATTGACCACAATCCGGAAACGGGTGAATGGGCCGTGTGGGATTACAAGACGGGCGATAGCGTAAGCGACCCCGAGAAAGATCATCAATCAGGTCCACGCAACGAGAAAGTATGGACCGGTGTGCAGTTGCCGTTTTATCGGCACCTAGTTAAAGCGGTAGGCGTCAAAGGTCCGGTATCGCTTGGCTATATCACGCTTCCTAAACTCGGCGAGGAGTTTCGCTTCCGCGTAGCAAAGTGGACTGAAGATGATCTCGATCAAGCAGACGCAACCATCGTTGATGCCATCCGAAATATAAGAGCCGGAAACTTCTTTCCGCCTGCCGAAATGCAGTACATCGACGAGTTCTCTCGAATCTGTCAGGACACGGTTCTCGGCAAATGGGAGGTCACCCAATGA